The genomic window ACGCCGTCCGCTCCGCTAACGATGCCGGCCACCGTGCGGTCGTAGGCCTTGCCGCTGACCACCAGTTTGCCCGGATTATCCGCATCGATGCAGACGATCATGCCGGGCTCCACCTTGCTCGAATGCCCGTCGATGTCGAACTGCTCCGAGAGATCGGAACCGCCGTTTATTTGGAGTTCGTCCGTAATAACCCGCCCGTCGCCGGTGCCCAAATAATCTCCATACAGCAAGACCCGGCTGGAACCGGCGGCATTTTCCAGCCGCATGTATCCTCCGTCATAGACGTCGCCACTAATATAGATACTGCTGTTTCCGGTATCATTATAATAGTACGAGTAGCCGTAGGTGGATGCATAGGTATACTGACGGAGGTCGCCATCGGTGTTGTATAGGTAAACCGCTCCCGCGGTGTCGCCATTAATCATTACACTCTTGCTGCCATCGGTCGCGTAAATATCGATGTCGGTGTCGTATAGATCAACATCGCCCTCCACCTCGAACTTCGCCGCGGTCGCCACGCGGCCGACGCCAACGCGTCCATCCGGATGGATGGTGAGGTCGTTCACCACGCCCGATTCCGCTCCCGCGCTCATGGCAAGCACGTTGTCGGTTGCCCGTACATATAGCCATCCCGTGTAGGTTCCATTGTCTTTGAAGCTCAGGCCGGCGTTACCGCTGTCCGAGTCCAAAAAAATGAACGGATAGTCGTTGTTAATATAGAGATCCGCCGAGTTCCCTGCACTGGATAGAAGCAAGTCGCCCGTCATGGTATCTCCGGCCACCTCGACATAGCGGGCATCGACGCTGGTTAGGTTCAGGTCATCCGTTGTAAGCGAGCCATCCGCCACTGCGGCTGTGCCGATGTTGTTGAGACCGGAGCCGTTGCCGACGAAATACCCAGCCGTCAATCGATCGACGACATAAACATCGTCTTGATCCGTATCCACCCGGAGTGTGCTTTGGCCGATGTAGACATCGCCGCCAAAGTCGTTCAGGTAAAGATCGGAAGGATTGGTTCCATTCCGTCCATGGAGTTCGTTGTTGTCCAATGTGAGATGGAATCCGGCAGAGTTGCCGATGTTCACGATGCCGTCCGTAGTTGAACTGATGTAGGCCGTTCCATACACATCCAGCACCGCGTCGGGGGTCGTTGTGTTTATACCGATCGTCGTACCGGAGTCGGTCATGGTACCCGAGGTCACCTTCGACAACGACCCGTTGTCGTTGGCCAGATCCACGGCATAGACGTTGGCATCGGCAATCTCGGCCGTGCCCACTGCGCCTGCGGCAATTTCGGATGCACCGACGGCATCGGTGCCGATTTCGGAAGCATACACCGAGTTGGGCGCAAGATCCACCGCCTGCAAACTGTTGTCGATGACTTCCGACGTCCCGACGGAATTCGGCCCCAGGTCAGACGAGGTCAGGCTTTCGTTGACCACTTCCGAAGAGCCGATCGCTCCGGCTGGAACACCGGCTGCCGTGATGGCCTGGATGGCATAGGGGGTGGA from Pontiella desulfatans includes these protein-coding regions:
- a CDS encoding autotransporter outer membrane beta-barrel domain-containing protein yields the protein MKTATHRGIRSGFLFTIITTLALFAGTYAFAQGTAFTYQGQLDDAGVPANGNYDIRFSVWNASSGGSQLAGPTTYVGVPVGGGLFTVQLDFGSSVFSGADRWLEIGVQTNGGGGFTTLAPRTKFTSTPYAIQAITAAGVPAGAIGSSEVVNESLTSSDLGPNSVGTSEVIDNSLQAVDLAPNSVYASEIGTDAVGASEIAAGAVGTAEIADANVYAVDLANDNGSLSKVTSGTMTDSGTTIGINTTTPDAVLDVYGTAYISSTTDGIVNIGNSAGFHLTLDNNELHGRNGTNPSDLYLNDFGGDVYIGQSTLRVDTDQDDVYVVDRLTAGYFVGNGSGLNNIGTAAVADGSLTTDDLNLTSVDARYVEVAGDTMTGDLLLSSAGNSADLYINNDYPFIFLDSDSGNAGLSFKDNGTYTGWLYVRATDNVLAMSAGAESGVVNDLTIHPDGRVGVGRVATAAKFEVEGDVDLYDTDIDIYATDGSKSVMINGDTAGAVYLYNTDGDLRQYTYASTYGYSYYYNDTGNSSIYISGDVYDGGYMRLENAAGSSRVLLYGDYLGTGDGRVITDELQINGGSDLSEQFDIDGHSSKVEPGMIVCIDADNPGKLVVSGKAYDRTVAGIVSGADGVKPGLLMQQEGTVASGEYPVALTGRVYCKADASQAAIEPGDLITTSDLPGHGMKVDDPSRAHGAIIGKAMTGLESGQGLVLVLVSLH